In Bradyrhizobium guangxiense, the following are encoded in one genomic region:
- a CDS encoding acetyl-CoA carboxylase family protein — translation MSFKKLLIANRGEIAIRIARAAADAGIATVAIHPADDALSLHVRVADEAVEIPGRGARAYLDIDAVVKAANSAGCDAVHPGYGFLSENAAFAKACADAGIAFVGPKPAALELFGDKVAARQLAKRCAVPIIAGTSGPSSLEEIAAFFASLGSNAAIVIKAIAGGGGRGMRVVENAGDLAEAYARCQSEATAAFGFDGVYAERLIRQARHIEVQIIGDKHGAISHLWERECTIQRRHQKLVEVAPSPSLSDPLRGRIIDAAKQLATAASYDNLGTFEFLVDGTAEDSFAFIEANPRLQVEHTVTEEVLGVDLVRAQLAVAAGSTLASLGLAQGSIPKPRGHAMQLRVNMETLDETGATHPTGGVLAVFEPPSGPGVRVDSFGYAGYKTSAAFDSLLAKVIVHTPGEAWHDVVAKASRALREFRIDGVVTNIAFLQAVLAHPDFRTNRIATDFIDRNIAKLVDAADGAAKPLYFAATERGSAHGTEGHVAQVVPEGTVMVAAPLQGTIVTIQVKEGEIVRPGQQLAVIESMKMEHLVMAEQGGRVTKLVAGDGDTLLHGEAIMYLEPLDVAADSAAQEVDIDLDHIRPDLAELIARQANTLDENRPASVERRRNTNQRTARENVAQLVDDGSFMEYGSLAIAAQRRRRKLDDLIKNTPADGLVMGVATVNAEKFGPEGARCIVVAYDYTVLAGTQGHMNHKKIDRMLTLAEDWRVPLVFYAEGGGGRPGDTDRLGMTGLDGPSFVQFARLSGLVPVVGVVSGYCFAGNAAMLGCCDVIIATKNASIGMGGPAMIEGGGLGVYHPAEVGPVSFQSPNGVIDILVEDEEEATRVAQKYLSYFQGAVTDWEAADQRLLRRAIPENRLRVYDIRSVIDLVADKDSALELRRDYGVGMITALIRIEGKPFGLIANNPRHLGGAIDADAGDKAARFLQLCDAFDLPIVSLCDTPGFMVGPEAEKTAIVRHVSRMFVTGASLTVPLFGIVLRKGYGLGAQSMIGGGFHASFFTAAWPTGEFGGMGLEGYVRLGFRKEMEAIADPEERETYYRNKVAELYANGKAVSIASVFEIDNVIAPAETRRWIMAGLRSVPKPPARTGKKRPCIDTW, via the coding sequence ATGTCGTTCAAAAAGCTCCTGATCGCCAATCGCGGCGAGATCGCCATCCGTATCGCGCGCGCGGCGGCCGACGCCGGCATTGCGACCGTTGCGATCCATCCCGCCGACGATGCGCTGTCGCTGCACGTGCGTGTGGCCGACGAGGCGGTCGAAATCCCCGGTCGCGGCGCCCGGGCCTATCTCGATATCGATGCGGTGGTGAAGGCGGCGAACAGCGCGGGCTGTGATGCCGTGCATCCCGGCTACGGTTTCCTCAGCGAGAACGCGGCATTCGCCAAGGCCTGCGCCGATGCAGGCATTGCCTTCGTCGGGCCCAAACCGGCCGCGCTCGAATTGTTTGGCGACAAGGTCGCGGCGCGGCAATTGGCAAAACGCTGCGCCGTTCCGATCATCGCCGGCACCAGCGGGCCTTCCTCGCTGGAGGAGATTGCGGCGTTCTTCGCTTCGCTCGGCAGCAATGCGGCGATCGTGATCAAGGCGATTGCCGGCGGCGGCGGGCGCGGCATGCGCGTGGTGGAGAACGCGGGCGATCTTGCGGAGGCCTATGCGCGCTGCCAGTCCGAGGCCACGGCGGCCTTCGGCTTCGATGGCGTCTATGCCGAGCGGCTGATCCGGCAGGCGCGCCATATCGAGGTGCAGATCATCGGCGACAAGCATGGCGCGATCTCTCATCTCTGGGAACGCGAATGCACCATCCAGCGCCGGCATCAGAAGCTGGTCGAGGTCGCGCCGAGCCCGTCCCTGAGCGATCCCTTGCGCGGCCGCATCATCGATGCGGCAAAGCAGCTTGCGACGGCCGCCTCTTACGACAATCTCGGCACATTCGAGTTCCTGGTCGACGGCACCGCCGAGGACAGCTTCGCCTTCATCGAGGCCAACCCGCGGCTCCAGGTCGAGCACACCGTGACCGAAGAGGTGCTCGGTGTCGACCTCGTCCGCGCCCAGCTCGCGGTCGCCGCAGGCAGCACGCTGGCTTCGCTGGGTCTTGCGCAGGGCTCGATCCCGAAACCGCGCGGCCATGCCATGCAGCTTCGCGTCAACATGGAGACGCTGGACGAGACGGGCGCAACGCATCCGACCGGCGGCGTGCTCGCCGTGTTCGAGCCGCCGTCGGGCCCCGGCGTTCGGGTCGATAGTTTTGGCTATGCCGGCTACAAGACCAGCGCCGCCTTCGACTCGCTGCTGGCCAAGGTGATCGTGCATACGCCGGGCGAGGCCTGGCACGACGTCGTCGCCAAGGCCTCGCGCGCCTTGCGCGAATTCCGGATCGACGGCGTCGTCACCAACATCGCCTTCCTTCAGGCGGTGCTCGCGCATCCCGATTTCAGGACCAACCGCATCGCGACCGACTTCATCGACCGCAATATCGCAAAGCTCGTCGATGCCGCCGATGGCGCGGCAAAGCCGCTCTATTTTGCCGCGACGGAGCGGGGCAGCGCGCACGGCACGGAAGGGCATGTCGCACAGGTCGTGCCGGAAGGCACGGTAATGGTTGCGGCGCCCCTGCAGGGAACCATCGTCACCATCCAGGTGAAGGAAGGCGAGATCGTACGCCCGGGCCAGCAGCTTGCCGTGATCGAGTCCATGAAGATGGAGCATCTCGTGATGGCCGAGCAGGGCGGACGGGTGACAAAACTCGTCGCAGGCGACGGCGACACGCTGCTGCATGGCGAAGCGATCATGTATCTCGAACCGCTCGACGTTGCGGCCGATAGCGCGGCGCAGGAAGTGGATATCGATCTTGACCACATCCGCCCCGACCTCGCCGAGCTGATCGCACGCCAGGCCAACACGCTCGACGAAAACCGCCCGGCCTCGGTCGAGCGGCGCCGCAACACCAACCAGCGCACCGCGCGCGAGAACGTCGCCCAGCTCGTCGACGACGGCTCCTTCATGGAGTACGGCAGCCTTGCGATCGCGGCGCAGCGACGCCGGCGCAAGCTCGACGACCTCATCAAGAACACGCCGGCCGACGGCCTCGTCATGGGCGTCGCCACGGTGAACGCCGAGAAGTTCGGGCCCGAGGGCGCGCGCTGCATCGTCGTGGCCTATGACTACACCGTGCTCGCGGGCACGCAGGGCCACATGAATCACAAGAAGATCGACCGCATGCTGACGCTGGCGGAAGACTGGCGCGTGCCGCTGGTGTTCTATGCCGAAGGTGGCGGCGGCCGGCCTGGCGACACCGACCGGCTCGGCATGACCGGCCTCGACGGCCCGTCCTTCGTGCAGTTCGCAAGGCTCTCCGGCCTCGTGCCGGTGGTGGGCGTCGTCTCCGGCTATTGCTTTGCCGGCAACGCCGCGATGCTCGGCTGCTGCGATGTCATCATCGCGACCAAGAACGCTTCGATCGGCATGGGCGGTCCCGCCATGATCGAGGGCGGCGGCCTCGGGGTCTATCATCCGGCCGAGGTCGGCCCGGTTTCGTTCCAGTCGCCGAACGGCGTCATCGATATCCTGGTCGAGGATGAGGAGGAGGCGACGAGGGTTGCGCAGAAGTATCTGTCCTATTTCCAGGGCGCGGTGACGGATTGGGAGGCCGCCGACCAACGCCTGCTGCGCCGCGCCATCCCCGAGAACCGGTTGCGCGTCTACGACATCCGCAGCGTGATCGACCTCGTCGCCGACAAGGACAGCGCGCTGGAGCTGCGCCGCGACTACGGCGTTGGCATGATCACCGCGCTGATCCGCATCGAAGGCAAGCCGTTCGGCCTGATCGCCAACAATCCGCGCCATCTCGGCGGCGCCATCGATGCCGATGCCGGCGACAAGGCCGCGCGCTTCCTCCAGCTCTGCGACGCCTTCGATCTGCCGATCGTCTCGCTCTGCGACACGCCCGGCTTCATGGTCGGCCCGGAAGCCGAGAAGACCGCAATCGTGCGCCATGTCTCCCGCATGTTCGTGACCGGCGCCAGCCTCACCGTGCCGCTGTTCGGCATCGTGCTGCGCAAGGGCTATGGCCTCGGTGCGCAGTCGATGATCGGCGGCGGCTTTCACGCCTCGTTCTTCACCGCGGCCTGGCCGACCGGCGAGTTCGGCGGCATGGGGCTCGAAGGCTATGTCCGCCTTGGCTTCCGCAAGGAGATGGAGGCGATCGCCGACCCCGAGGAGCGCGAGACCTACTACCGCAACAAGGTCGCCGAGCTCTATGCCAACGGCAAGGCGGTCTCGATCGCCTCGGTGTTCGAGATCGACAACGTCATCGCCCCCGCCGAAACGCGGCGCTGGATCATGGCCGGGCTCCGTTCGGTGCCGAAGCCGCCGGCCAGAACCGGGAAGAAGCGGCCGTGCATCGACACGTGGTGA
- a CDS encoding sigma-54-dependent Fis family transcriptional regulator, which produces MASLSASNHVARVLSVANHVADVDASSRIANSWRRSLINHKLDPARWGPPQTLTEAEIRHVAEPMEQLIRLATPELENLARVLREAGYCVNLADANATMLFSRLPGEADARMFLDWKIYTGSNFAETFEGTNGLGTALAEEKPILVHRDEHFRAQWHMFSCAVAPLFDQAGRLAGAVNITSCREDLERAAHQLALAVTMEATRRMEGAIFRGHFRNAWIATVPGDGGSGLIAYDDDRRIVGPCRSARALLDLTDGLIASGIDLSRYIRFDHHAARGADEMVELRRADGSPLGRGHVAPPMRARSHAPRRDVPVDRFDALHRLAGRDPGMVKSVKRLRAVIDRDLPVLLQGETGVGKDVFARAIHAASNRARSNYVALNCAAMPESLIDAELFGYEAGAFTGARRDGSKGLIVQAHGGTLFLDEIGDMPIALQTRLLRVLENREVWPLGALKPVAVDIRLISATHRDLGRMAEEGAFRADLYFRLRGIAVRLPALRERADRDDIIRQIAREEAPGCRLSEQAWSLLSAYPYPGNMRQLRHVLRLAGCTAENGVITDADLDLPPFGGRTEPDLEAAERATIVEALRKHGGRVNEAARALKLSRATLYRKIKAMKIETAQ; this is translated from the coding sequence ATGGCCAGCCTTTCGGCCTCGAACCATGTCGCCCGTGTCTTGTCGGTCGCCAATCATGTGGCCGACGTGGATGCCTCTTCGCGAATTGCCAATTCCTGGCGGCGCTCCCTGATCAACCACAAGCTCGATCCCGCCCGCTGGGGACCGCCGCAGACGCTGACCGAAGCCGAAATCCGGCATGTCGCCGAGCCGATGGAGCAGTTGATCCGGCTTGCGACGCCGGAGCTCGAAAACCTGGCGCGGGTGCTGCGTGAGGCCGGCTATTGCGTCAATCTTGCTGACGCGAACGCAACCATGCTGTTCAGTCGACTGCCGGGGGAAGCCGACGCAAGGATGTTTCTGGACTGGAAGATCTACACCGGCTCGAACTTCGCCGAGACCTTCGAGGGCACCAACGGGCTCGGCACTGCGCTCGCCGAAGAGAAGCCGATCCTGGTGCATCGTGACGAGCATTTTCGCGCGCAATGGCACATGTTCTCCTGCGCCGTGGCGCCGCTGTTCGACCAGGCTGGACGTCTTGCAGGTGCGGTGAACATCACCTCCTGCCGCGAGGATCTGGAGCGTGCGGCGCACCAGCTTGCGCTCGCAGTGACGATGGAGGCGACGCGGCGGATGGAGGGCGCGATCTTCCGCGGCCATTTCCGCAACGCCTGGATCGCGACCGTGCCCGGCGACGGCGGCAGCGGCCTGATCGCCTATGACGACGACCGCCGCATCGTCGGCCCCTGCCGCTCTGCGCGTGCGCTGCTCGACCTCACCGATGGCCTGATCGCTTCTGGCATCGACCTGTCGCGCTACATCAGGTTCGATCATCACGCCGCGCGCGGTGCGGACGAGATGGTCGAGCTGCGGCGCGCCGACGGCAGTCCGCTGGGCCGCGGCCATGTTGCCCCGCCGATGCGTGCAAGGTCGCATGCGCCGCGCCGTGATGTACCCGTCGACCGTTTCGATGCGCTGCACCGGCTCGCCGGCCGCGATCCCGGGATGGTCAAAAGCGTGAAGCGGCTCCGGGCCGTTATCGATCGCGATCTGCCGGTGCTGCTGCAGGGCGAGACCGGCGTTGGCAAGGACGTGTTCGCGCGCGCCATTCATGCAGCGAGCAACCGGGCGCGCAGCAATTATGTCGCGCTGAACTGCGCGGCGATGCCCGAGAGCCTGATCGACGCCGAATTGTTCGGCTATGAGGCCGGCGCCTTCACCGGCGCGCGCCGCGACGGCTCGAAGGGCCTGATCGTGCAGGCCCATGGCGGCACGCTGTTCCTGGACGAGATCGGCGACATGCCGATCGCGCTGCAGACGCGCCTGTTGCGCGTTCTGGAAAACCGCGAGGTCTGGCCGCTCGGCGCGCTCAAGCCCGTGGCGGTCGACATCCGCCTGATCAGCGCCACCCACCGCGACCTCGGCCGCATGGCGGAGGAGGGCGCCTTCCGCGCCGATCTCTATTTCCGTCTGCGCGGCATTGCGGTGCGGCTGCCAGCCCTGCGCGAGCGGGCCGACCGCGACGATATCATCCGCCAGATCGCGCGCGAGGAAGCCCCGGGCTGCAGGCTTTCAGAGCAGGCCTGGTCGCTGTTGTCGGCCTATCCCTATCCCGGCAATATGCGCCAGCTTCGCCACGTGCTGCGGCTCGCCGGTTGCACCGCGGAGAACGGCGTCATCACGGATGCCGATCTCGACCTGCCGCCGTTCGGCGGGCGGACCGAGCCCGACCTCGAAGCAGCCGAGCGTGCCACGATCGTGGAGGCCCTGCGCAAGCATGGCGGCCGCGTCAACGAAGCCGCACGCGCGCTCAAGCTCAGCCGTGCGACGCTGTATCGCAAGATCAAGGCCATGAAGATCGAGACGGCGCAGTAG
- a CDS encoding flavin reductase family protein: protein MTVDAKDFKQAMRQCAGAVALVTVGAEQGKRTGLTVTSACSLSDSPPSLIVCVNRNASAHARIREEGAFAINFLHEDHALLALTFSGQKGINGDDRFAFGQWTRGATGAPVLTDAVAAFDCVLAQEFETTTHSIFVGEVRSASHSAAATPLVYLRSNFHTPREIRENMTIGDLDARHLSWTDFS from the coding sequence GTGACGGTCGACGCCAAGGATTTCAAGCAGGCGATGCGCCAATGCGCCGGTGCCGTGGCGCTGGTGACGGTCGGGGCCGAGCAGGGCAAGCGCACCGGGCTGACGGTGACCTCGGCCTGCTCGCTGTCGGACTCGCCGCCCTCGCTCATCGTCTGCGTCAACCGCAACGCCAGCGCTCATGCGCGCATCCGCGAGGAAGGCGCGTTTGCGATCAACTTCCTGCACGAGGATCACGCGCTGCTCGCGCTCACCTTCAGCGGCCAGAAGGGTATCAACGGCGACGACCGCTTTGCGTTCGGCCAGTGGACGCGCGGGGCGACGGGCGCCCCGGTGCTGACCGATGCGGTCGCGGCATTCGATTGCGTGCTCGCGCAGGAGTTCGAGACCACGACGCATTCAATCTTCGTCGGCGAGGTCCGCAGCGCCTCGCATTCCGCCGCCGCCACGCCGTTGGTGTACTTGCGCAGCAATTTCCACACGCCGCGCGAGATCCGCGAGAACATGACGATTGGCGACCTCGATGCCCGGCATCTGAGCTGGACGGATTTTTCGTAA
- a CDS encoding LLM class flavin-dependent oxidoreductase → MEIGYFTMPSHPPECGLKEGNDWDLQVMRWLDELGYQEAWVGEHHTAPWEPNPTPDLLIAQALMQTKKLRIGPGGFLLPYHHPAELANRVAMLDHLSEGRLNFGVAASGLPSDWAMFNVDGMSGQNRDMTREALEIILKLWTEPAPFTHKGKFWTVSKPDTMFDFLKPHIKPLQAPHPPIGVAGLSKNSDTLKLAGERGFIPMSLNLNPAYVSSHWDSVEVGAAKTGRKPNRQDWRLVREVFVADTDEEAWRLSTGDMMGRMMSEYFLPLLGHFGFKDYLKHAPDVPDSDVTVEYCAKRNWIVGSPATVAEKIEKIYDEVGGFGVLLVFGFDYKHKAEAWHHSLSLLKNEVMPRLAHLGSAKKAA, encoded by the coding sequence ATGGAGATTGGCTATTTCACGATGCCTTCGCATCCGCCGGAGTGCGGCCTGAAGGAAGGAAACGACTGGGACCTGCAGGTCATGCGCTGGCTCGACGAGCTCGGCTACCAGGAGGCCTGGGTCGGCGAGCACCATACCGCGCCCTGGGAACCCAATCCGACGCCGGATCTCTTGATCGCGCAGGCGTTGATGCAGACCAAGAAGCTTCGCATCGGGCCGGGCGGCTTCCTCTTGCCCTATCACCACCCGGCCGAGCTCGCCAACCGCGTCGCGATGCTGGACCATCTCTCCGAGGGCCGGCTCAATTTCGGCGTCGCCGCGAGCGGCCTGCCGAGCGACTGGGCGATGTTCAACGTCGACGGCATGAGCGGGCAGAACCGCGACATGACGCGCGAAGCGCTGGAGATCATCCTGAAGCTGTGGACCGAGCCTGCGCCCTTCACCCACAAGGGCAAGTTCTGGACGGTGAGCAAGCCGGACACGATGTTCGACTTCCTCAAGCCCCACATCAAGCCGCTGCAGGCGCCGCATCCGCCGATCGGCGTCGCTGGTCTGTCCAAGAACTCGGACACGCTGAAGCTCGCGGGCGAGCGCGGCTTCATCCCGATGAGCCTCAACCTCAACCCGGCCTATGTCTCGAGCCATTGGGACTCCGTCGAGGTCGGGGCGGCCAAGACCGGCCGCAAGCCGAACCGGCAGGACTGGCGTCTCGTGCGCGAGGTGTTCGTCGCCGACACCGATGAGGAGGCGTGGCGGCTCTCGACCGGCGACATGATGGGCCGGATGATGAGCGAGTACTTCCTGCCGCTGCTCGGCCATTTCGGCTTCAAGGATTATCTCAAGCACGCGCCCGATGTGCCCGACAGCGACGTCACGGTCGAATATTGCGCCAAGCGGAACTGGATCGTCGGCTCGCCCGCAACCGTCGCCGAGAAGATCGAGAAGATCTACGATGAGGTCGGCGGCTTCGGCGTGCTCCTGGTGTTCGGCTTCGACTACAAGCACAAGGCGGAAGCCTGGCACCATTCGCTCTCGCTGCTGAAGAACGAGGTGATGCCGCGCCTGGCGCATCTCGGCTCCGCGAAGAAGGCGGCTTGA
- a CDS encoding 2-dehydro-3-deoxygalactonokinase yields the protein MTEPAYVAVDWGTSSFRLWLVDRAGAVLAERRSGEGMLAAAKAGFPAVLQAHLAAIEAPDHLPVLVCGMAGAKTGWVEAGYVDTPAQLSAILKQAVRVPGEARDIRILPGIAQRDKSAPDVMRGEETQLLGALGLTAAGDALVCMPGTHSKWVRVKDGVVERFSTFMTGELFSVVCRETILSLAVAGADEAEDVASFKVAVKAAFEAPAFAANLLFTARSRQLLFGGTPAAARETLSGTLIGAELAAGLSGAVPKEGVTLIASGRLATLYRLAFDGLSITVQPVDADEAVRRGLSMAAAAIWTK from the coding sequence ATGACCGAACCGGCTTATGTCGCGGTGGACTGGGGCACCAGCAGCTTTCGGCTCTGGCTGGTCGATCGGGCCGGTGCGGTGCTGGCCGAGCGCCGCAGCGGCGAAGGCATGCTCGCCGCCGCCAAGGCCGGCTTTCCCGCCGTGCTGCAAGCGCATCTTGCGGCGATCGAGGCGCCGGATCATCTCCCGGTTCTGGTCTGCGGCATGGCGGGCGCGAAGACCGGCTGGGTCGAGGCCGGCTATGTCGACACGCCTGCACAGCTGTCGGCGATCCTGAAACAGGCCGTGCGCGTCCCCGGCGAAGCGCGCGACATTCGCATCCTGCCGGGCATTGCGCAGCGCGATAAAAGCGCGCCGGACGTGATGCGCGGCGAGGAGACACAGCTGCTCGGCGCGCTCGGCCTCACTGCGGCGGGCGATGCGCTGGTCTGCATGCCCGGCACGCATTCGAAATGGGTGCGGGTGAAGGACGGCGTCGTGGAACGTTTCTCCACCTTCATGACCGGCGAGCTGTTCAGCGTGGTCTGCCGCGAGACCATCTTGTCGCTCGCGGTCGCGGGCGCCGATGAGGCCGAGGATGTCGCGAGCTTCAAGGTCGCGGTGAAAGCTGCCTTTGAAGCGCCGGCCTTCGCCGCCAATCTCCTGTTCACGGCACGCTCGCGTCAGCTGCTGTTCGGCGGCACGCCCGCCGCGGCGCGCGAGACGCTGTCGGGCACGTTGATCGGTGCCGAGCTGGCGGCGGGGCTTTCCGGCGCAGTGCCGAAAGAAGGTGTCACGCTGATTGCATCAGGCCGGCTTGCGACGCTGTACCGACTGGCCTTCGATGGCCTGTCGATCACCGTGCAGCCGGTCGATGCGGATGAAGCCGTTCGACGCGGCCTGTCGATGGCGGCTGCCGCGATCTGGACGAAATAG
- a CDS encoding 2-dehydro-3-deoxy-6-phosphogalactonate aldolase gives MSTPFPSMQRPLVAILRGVKPEETEAIVGVLIEAGMTAIEIPLNSPDPFRSIATAVKLAPAGVLIGAGTVLAAADVDRLSDVGGRLMVSPNVDTEVLARAHQHGMVTLPGVFSPTEALLAARSGASGLKFFPASVLGVSGIAAIRAVLPAGAMIAAVGGVSDQNFAEYIKGGVIAFGLGSSLYKPGMSAADVAARAKATIMAYDRAIAKG, from the coding sequence ATGAGCACTCCCTTTCCGTCGATGCAGCGTCCGCTGGTCGCGATCCTGCGCGGCGTCAAGCCGGAGGAGACCGAGGCCATTGTCGGCGTGCTGATCGAAGCCGGCATGACCGCGATCGAGATTCCCTTGAACTCGCCCGATCCGTTCCGCTCCATTGCAACGGCCGTGAAGCTCGCGCCCGCTGGCGTGCTGATCGGCGCCGGCACGGTGCTGGCCGCTGCGGATGTCGATCGTCTCAGCGACGTCGGCGGCAGGCTCATGGTCTCTCCGAATGTCGACACCGAGGTGCTGGCGCGCGCGCATCAGCATGGCATGGTGACGTTGCCCGGCGTGTTCTCGCCGACCGAGGCGCTGCTGGCCGCGCGGTCGGGCGCATCGGGCCTGAAATTCTTTCCGGCAAGCGTGCTCGGTGTCTCCGGCATCGCCGCGATCCGCGCCGTGCTGCCGGCAGGCGCGATGATAGCCGCCGTCGGCGGCGTTTCCGACCAGAATTTTGCCGAATACATCAAGGGCGGGGTGATCGCGTTCGGGCTCGGCTCCAGCCTCTACAAGCCCGGAATGAGTGCGGCCGACGTGGCGGCGCGCGCGAAAGCGACAATCATGGCTTATGATCGGGCAATTGCGAAAGGCTGA
- the poxB gene encoding ubiquinone-dependent pyruvate dehydrogenase, translated as MAINNVADLFVATLEQAGVKRIYGIVGDSLNALTEALRRRGTIEWVHVRHEEVAAFAAAGEAEMTGNLAVCAGSCGPGNLHLINGLFDAHRSRVPVLAIAAQIPSSEIGGGYFQETHPQNLFRECSHYCELVADESQLPFVLENAIRAAVGLRGVAVVAMPGDIAFRAAPKRALTTSRGLALSPPQVVPQADELKALADLLNGAERITLFCGRGCAGAHAPLMQLAETLKSPIVHALGGKEHVEYDNPYDVGMTGFIGFSSGYAAMHACDALVMLGTDFPYKQFFPTDAKVAQIDIRPENLGRRCRIDLGLVGDVKLTIEALLPLLKSKTQRKHLDGAVAHYKKAREGLDSLAKGTRGRKPIHPQYLAKVISDHASADAVFTADVGTPTVWAARYLDMNGRRRLIGSFVHGSMANAMPQAIGAQAAQPGRQVISLSGDGGFTMLMGDLITLTQEKLPVKVVVFNNGVLGFVALEMKAAGFVDTNVDLENPDFAAMARAMGIFARRVEDPGELPGAVKEMLAHDGPALLDVVTAKQELSMPPTITAEQVKGFSLWVLRAVMNGRGDEVLDLAKTNLLPR; from the coding sequence ATGGCGATCAACAACGTGGCCGATCTGTTCGTGGCAACGCTCGAACAGGCCGGCGTCAAGCGCATTTACGGCATCGTCGGCGACAGCCTGAACGCCCTGACCGAGGCGCTGCGCCGCCGCGGCACGATCGAATGGGTCCATGTCCGCCACGAGGAGGTCGCAGCCTTTGCGGCGGCCGGCGAAGCCGAGATGACCGGGAACCTGGCGGTGTGCGCGGGCTCCTGCGGCCCCGGCAATCTGCATCTGATCAATGGCCTGTTCGACGCGCATCGCAGCCGCGTTCCCGTGCTGGCGATCGCGGCGCAGATCCCCTCGTCCGAAATCGGCGGCGGCTATTTTCAGGAGACGCATCCGCAGAACCTGTTCCGCGAATGCAGCCATTATTGCGAGCTGGTCGCCGATGAAAGCCAGCTTCCGTTCGTGCTGGAGAATGCGATCCGCGCGGCGGTGGGCCTGCGCGGTGTCGCCGTCGTCGCCATGCCCGGCGACATTGCCTTTCGCGCTGCGCCCAAGCGCGCGCTGACGACGTCGCGCGGGCTTGCGCTGTCTCCGCCGCAGGTGGTGCCGCAGGCGGACGAGCTGAAGGCGCTGGCCGATCTCCTCAACGGTGCCGAGCGCATCACCCTGTTCTGCGGCCGCGGCTGCGCCGGCGCGCATGCGCCCTTGATGCAGCTTGCCGAGACGCTGAAGAGCCCGATCGTGCACGCGCTCGGCGGCAAAGAGCATGTCGAATACGACAACCCCTACGACGTTGGCATGACCGGCTTCATCGGCTTCTCCTCAGGCTACGCGGCCATGCATGCCTGCGACGCGCTGGTGATGCTCGGCACCGATTTTCCTTACAAGCAGTTCTTCCCAACCGACGCGAAGGTCGCGCAGATCGACATCCGCCCCGAAAACCTCGGACGGCGGTGCAGGATCGATCTCGGCCTCGTCGGCGACGTCAAGCTCACCATCGAGGCGCTGCTGCCGCTGCTGAAATCGAAGACGCAGCGCAAGCATCTCGACGGCGCCGTCGCGCATTACAAGAAGGCGCGAGAGGGGCTGGACTCGCTTGCGAAGGGCACGCGGGGAAGAAAGCCGATCCATCCGCAATATCTCGCCAAGGTGATCAGCGACCATGCCTCCGCCGACGCGGTGTTCACCGCCGACGTCGGCACGCCCACGGTGTGGGCCGCGCGCTATCTCGACATGAACGGCCGCCGTCGCCTGATCGGCTCCTTCGTGCACGGCTCGATGGCGAACGCCATGCCGCAGGCGATCGGTGCGCAGGCTGCCCAGCCCGGCCGCCAGGTCATCTCGCTATCCGGCGACGGCGGCTTCACCATGCTGATGGGTGACCTGATCACGCTGACGCAAGAGAAGCTGCCGGTGAAGGTGGTCGTCTTCAATAACGGCGTGCTCGGCTTCGTCGCGCTGGAGATGAAGGCCGCGGGCTTCGTCGACACCAATGTCGACCTGGAGAACCCCGATTTTGCCGCGATGGCGCGCGCGATGGGCATCTTTGCCAGACGTGTCGAGGATCCCGGCGAGCTTCCCGGTGCGGTGAAGGAGATGCTCGCGCATGACGGGCCGGCGCTGCTCGACGTCGTCACCGCCAAGCAGGAGCTGTCGATGCCGCCGACCATCACCGCCGAGCAGGTCAAGGGCTTCAGCCTCTGGGTCTTGCGCGCAGTGATGAACGGCCGCGGCGACGAGGTGCTGGACCTCGCGAAGACGAACCTGCTGCCGCGGTGA